A segment of the Siphonobacter curvatus genome:
GACACATGGAAAGGTTAACTTTATTTGCAGTTAAACGAGCCTTTTGTATCTACTTAAACTGATGTGTATCTAGCCTTAATGAGCAATACTAGTAGAAATGCTACTCGAATAGAATCCATCGAATGGTTACGGGGAATTGCCTCCTTAGGTATATGTATAGTACATATCTTTTTCACGCTGAATTACTTTGATAGCCAGGACGTTTTTTACCAACGCTACTTCCGTTATTTTCAGGAAATGGGACGATTTTGGGTGCCCATGTTTTTTGTCATCTCAGGGTTCATTATCACGTATTCACTGGATAAGAAGAATTATTCCTTAAAAGCGTATCCGGTTTTCTGGGTTCGTCGGATCATCCGAATCCAGATTCCGTATATCGCTTCGTTGGTAATAGCCATCGGCAGTTTATATATTTATTCAGTCGTTTCAACTACGGAAACGCCGTCCTTTAGTCTCAAAAATTTGTTACTAAATGCGATTTACGGCAACGTTTTTCTGGACAGTCCCTGGATTAACCCCGTAGCCTGGACTCTATTTATTGAAATTCAGTTTTACTCCCTAATCGGTCTGATTGTTCCTTTGATACGGGGAAACAAAGTAATTCATACCCTCACTCTATGGCTGGGCTTATTAATTTGTCTACGTTTCACCGCGTATGAGGGAACCGAACGATTTCTGCCCTTCTACTTTGATGTGTTTATGGCGGGTATCTTAAGTTTCAAACGATACAGGGGCTTAATCTCTCGCTCTTCTTTTGCTATACAGATGGGTATAGTGCTCGTTCTTATCGCAATGATTCACGGCAAAGCCTATGCACTGGCATCTACCCTGGCAATACTAGTCATCTTAACAAATTATCAGATACCCTTGAAGAGCCTATACCGATTAGGCCAACTATCTTATTCTCTGTATCTGATTCACTGGACGCTGGGTGTGGAAATTCTTCGCAATTGGTTTACACTGACGTATCCTGCCTCTGGCCCGGTACTGAAAAGCCTGGCCGGAATAGGGATTCTGGGTATTTGCCTCGCTTTCGCTGCCTTGTTTTATCAATGGATTGAAAAACCGGCCATAGCGTTAGCCAGAAGAGTAGCACTATAGGCTATTGAGTGATGGTCTTTCCTTTCTTCGGAAAAGAAAATAAGGTCTACGGCTGACAGAGCTATTCTTTTTTCTGGAAAGGCAAACATTTTCCCAAGTAATCCGTTGAAGAGCGTTTGTCTTTCCAAAAAAATTGCTATTTTCGTCCCCGCAAATGAAAAGTCCACGTTCCATAGCACGGTTATTCAGCTTGTTTCTGGCAAGTGTGTTACTGATTGCTTCGGTAGCAGTGAAAGGCGTATCGGCGAAAGCATTGCCCTTGCCTAAAGCTCCTACTGAAAAGTCAGATCAGACTTCCGGTACGCCCAAAGCAACCGTTCAGGCACTCTCCCCGATGGCGACGGTCTCGGTGGCCGATTTTTCATTTACGCAGGACTTTTACCTGCTACCGCCCTCGGTGTACTGCTTCGAAGTTAGCAAGCAGCAGCCTACGTCGGTTGGAATTCCTCAATTCCGACTTCCTTATCATGAAGTGCTCTTTGAGCATGTGATTTCACCGAACGCTCCCTAGTTGTTTTTATCCGGATTCTCAATCCCTAGTTTCAATAGTATCCTTTTCCAATTGTTTTCTTATGTACTCTGGTTGTGGGCGTGAATGCTCGTAACCCAAAGCCAATTTATCCATGCAAAATCGTGGTGTTATAGTGGCTCTAACGGGGATTTTTGCCGCGTTATGCCTCTACTACCTCTCTTTCACGTTCGTATCGCAGGATTACAAGAAAAAAGCGATCGAATACGCTACGGATCCCCGCACGGGTGAAGTAGACAAAGCTAAAAAACAACGGTATACGGATTCTTTGTGGAAAGAAGATGTATGGCTGGGAAGTACGCTTCAGCAAGTAACCGAGCGTGAACTGAACCTGGGTCTTGACCTTCAGGGTGGTATGCACGTGATTCTGGAAGTATCTCCAGTAGACATCATCAAATCGCTGGCCGGTAACAGCCGCGATCCCAAATTCCTGGAAGCTCTAGCTGTTACGCAGAAAGAGCAGGGTAACTCACAGTCGAACTTTGTCGATGCCTTTGCCCGTAACTTCAAAAGCCTGAACCCAGATAAGAAACTGGCGGATGTTTTTGCGAATGCTACGAACCGGGCTACGATCAACTTCCAGACTTCCGATGCGGAT
Coding sequences within it:
- a CDS encoding acyltransferase family protein, giving the protein MSNTSRNATRIESIEWLRGIASLGICIVHIFFTLNYFDSQDVFYQRYFRYFQEMGRFWVPMFFVISGFIITYSLDKKNYSLKAYPVFWVRRIIRIQIPYIASLVIAIGSLYIYSVVSTTETPSFSLKNLLLNAIYGNVFLDSPWINPVAWTLFIEIQFYSLIGLIVPLIRGNKVIHTLTLWLGLLICLRFTAYEGTERFLPFYFDVFMAGILSFKRYRGLISRSSFAIQMGIVLVLIAMIHGKAYALASTLAILVILTNYQIPLKSLYRLGQLSYSLYLIHWTLGVEILRNWFTLTYPASGPVLKSLAGIGILGICLAFAALFYQWIEKPAIALARRVAL